In the genome of Triticum urartu cultivar G1812 chromosome 5, Tu2.1, whole genome shotgun sequence, one region contains:
- the LOC125556395 gene encoding berberine bridge enzyme-like Cyn d 4 encodes MASIALVLMVCFLGFFVPAPSLASSSNDTDFLRCISTSVPSQLVQTPNSPSFRQLLVSSIRNARFVAPATASPPLCIVTPTNASHVQAAVRCGRRHGVRVRVRSGGHDYEGLSYRSVHPNSEAFAVIDLAKLHAVRVDPRKATAWVDSGASIGDLYYHVATADPRLGFPAGVCSTVGLGGLLSGGGMGLMMRKYGLSADNVLDATMVDAYGNLLADKKAMGDDLFWAIRGGGGGNFGIVLSWKVRLVPVPPTVTFFKLAKTMDQGAVNAVTKWQTLAPALPDDLTIRVIVENRRANFEALYLGKCAAVVPTLRSRFPELGVTHADCKEMSWLQYTAYIYYGDSTINRSMALGPFIKNKSDYVQKALTNETWEKIFLWPKDAASGQLVLEPHGGRMGHIAANDTPFPHRSSVLYNIQYVEHWNGKGPGGDLTPTPNWIGSLYDFMAQFVSKNPRAAYVNYRDLDIGVNTVVGGVTSYESGKVWGERYFGPANFRRLAEVKRRVDAGDYFRNEQSVPPLPLN; translated from the coding sequence TTGCGTCGTCCTCCAACGACACCGACTTCCTCCGCTGCATCTCGACGAGCGTCCCCAGCCAGCTCGTGCAGACGCCGAACTCACCGTCGTTCAGGCAGCTCCTGGTGTCGTCCATCAGGAACGCCAGGTTCGTGGCGCCGGCCACGGCGAGCCCCCCGCTCTGCATCGTGACGCCCACCAACGCGTCCCACGTCCAGGCCGCCGTGCGCTGCGGGCGCCGTCACGGCGTGCGCGTCCGCGTCCGCAGCGGCGGGCACGACTACGAGGGCCTCTCCTACCGGTCGGTCCACCCCAACAGCGAGGCGTTCGCGGTGATCGACCTCGCCAAGCTCCACGCCGTCCGCGTCGACCCACGCAAGGCCACCGCGTGGGTCGACTCCGGGGCGTCGATCGGGGATCTCTACTACCACGTCGCCACGGCGGATCCGAGGCTGGGCTTCCCGGCTGGCGTGTGCTCGACCGTGGGCTTGGGGGGCCTCTTGAGCGGCGGCGGCATGGGCCTAATGATGCGCAAGTACGGCCTCTCCGCCGACAACGTTCTCGACGCCACCATGGTCGACGCCTACGGGAATCTGCTGGCCGACAAGAAGGCCATGGGGGACGACCTCTTCTGGGCCATccgcggcgggggcggcggcaaTTTCGGCATCGTGCTGTCATGGAAGGTGAGGCTCGTGCCAGTCCCACCGACGGTGACCTTCTTCAAACTCGCCAAGACCATGGACCAGGGCGCCGTCAACGCGGTGACCAAATGGCAAACGCTCGCGCCCGCGCTCCCGGACGACCTCACCATACGTGTTATCGTAGAAAATCGTAGGGCCAACTTCGAAGCCCTGTACCTCGGCAAGTGCGCCGCGGTGGTGCCGACGTTGCGCAGCCGATTCCCGGAGCTCGGCGTGACGCACGCCGACTGCAAGGAGATGAGCTGGCTGCAGTACACGGCGTACATATACTACGGCGACTCCACCATCAACCGGTCCATGGCCCTAGGTCCCTTCATTAAGAACAAGTCCGACTACGTCCAGAAAGCCCTCACCAACGAGACGTGGGAGAAGATCTTCCTCTGGCCCAAGGACGCGGCGTCGGGGCAGCTCGTCCTGGAGCCGCACGGTGGTAGAATGGGCCACATCGCCGCCAACGACACCCCGTTCCCGCACCGGAGCAGCGTGCTCTACAACATCCAGTACGTGGAGCACTGGAACGGCAAAGGGCCCGGGGGAGACCTTACGCCTACGCCAAACTGGATCGGGAGCCTGTACGACTTCATGGCGCAGTTCGTGAGCAAGAACCCGAGGGCCGCGTACGTTAACTACCGGGACCTCGACATTGGCGTGAACACGGTGGTCGGCGGAGTGACGAGCTACGAAAGTGGCAAGGTGTGGGGCGAGAGGTATTTTGGTCCGGCAAACTTTAGGAGACTCGCAGAGGTCAAGCGCAGGGTGGACGCCGGCGACTACTTCCGGAACGAGCAGAGCGTGCCGCCACTTCCCTTGAACTAG